The Fusobacteriaceae bacterium DNA segment GCTGGAACATAAACTTGACGGTCCCGGCCAGTTCTTCTTTATGCTTCGAGAGGACCGTCGCGATCCCTGTCAGCATGGCCGTGTGCATATCGTGGCCGCAGGCGTGCATGGCCCCAGGATGTTCAGAGCTGTAGGCGAGCCCCGTATCTTCGGCAATGGGCAGCGCGTCCATATCGGCCCGGAGCAGGATGGTCCTGCCGGGCTTTCCGCCGGTCAATTCCGCCAGGATTCCGTTTCCGCCGACGTTTTCCCGAATGGTCAGGGGCAGATCTTTCAATTTTTCAGCGACCTTCCGGGACGTCTCGCGTTCTTTTCCCGAAAGCTCCGGGATTTTGTGCAATTCCCGCCGGAAGCGGACGATATCCTCATAGATTTCGTTGATTTCCTTGGTGATTTGTTCAAAATTCAATACGGTTCCCCCTTTTATAATTTTCACGCGGGCGCGCAATGCGCGCCCCTACATTTGTTGCAAACATATCCTCTCGCCTTTGCGCGAGAATGGATTTGTTTTTACCGGATAATATTTAACGCGATGTATTTTTGCATCAAAGGTTCGATAATCTCGTGAAAGAGCCGAGGCGCGTATTGAATTACCGGCCCCATGCGCCTGAGGATCATTTCCCTGTGCGGCGTGAATTTCCGCCAGGTATGCCCGTCGGAGGTCACGTTTTGCAAAAAGCCCTGGAAGCGGTCAAAGACATTGGCGTATTTGGCCTCGTTGCTCTCCGTGCGCTCAAAATCCGTCCACAGACGCAGATATTCCTCTTTTTGTTCAGAAGGCAGCAGGGAAAACACCTTTTCGGCGGCGGCTTCCTCGTTTTTTTCTTTTTCTTCCGGGGAAAAATCCGAATAGGCGGGGACGTCCCCGGCGTATATTTCTATGACATCATGAATCAGGATCATTTTGAGGACTGTCTCCATATTTACCGGAGGAAGCTCCACATATTCTCCCAGAATCAAGGCGCACAGCGCCATGTGCCAGCTGTGTTCCGCGTCGTTTTCCCGGTGGGCGCGGTCGCCCAGGATGACCGATTGCCTGAGGATTCCCTTGACTTTGTCGATTTCGATCAGGAAGTTGACCTGATCCTGCAGTTTGGACATTTATTCCCCCGCGAGTTTTGAAAAATCCTGAGATAAACGGGATTTTCCCTGGATATCTTTTGAATCCCGATAATAAATCTCAAGGACCTTTTTGAGATAGCTCAGGCCTTCTTTTCGGATGTCCAGTAAATTTTTGATCCGCTCATATTTTTTTCCAAGTTTATCCTTATGCGCATCAAGTTTTTCCAAAAGAAACAAGGGATCGTTTTTGATCCTGCGGATTGAATCGTCGGTACTCCGATCCTGGATAGACTTCCGTTCAATACGGGATATTGTAACCGCTCCCATATCAAGAAGCATAGACAGATCGCGTTGAGACAGACCCAGTCGCTTGCGTATATTGATTATTTCTTCACCGGTCAAAAGTCCGCATGCCTTCCGATATGCATCCAGAAATCTTCGATTATTCCCATCGTCAACGCGGATGTCCGTGTATTGCTCATTCCGTCTCGCACAGTAAAAATATTCCCTTTCATAGGAGATCGTTTTTCCTCTGAATTCTGTGGATATCACTTCACTTCTCAGCGCTTCCGGTTCTTCATCGCAGAGCGCGCACAAAGCCTGTGCCTCCTGTATTGTTTTCTTCATATTGCCTCCGGCAAATCAATCTGGGGAATCCCGCTATTTTATCGAAAGATATGGATACCGTAATTCAGCAGCATCGGTTTCATGGAACGACAGGCAAACAATTTCCTTCACGCCTTTTTTTCGGATTCTCAGTTTAATTTTGATGTAAATCTGTGTATTTTGTATGGTTTTGACAAAGACATGGAACACATCCCGCCTGTCTTTGATATCCACTTGCGAATACACATAATCGGTTACCTTAAGATTTTTGATCTCCTTGATCTTGTCTCGGGTATTAAATCCCAAAATTATCATTGTCTTTGCATTGATCAGATCCATCCTGCCAATAAAGCGAAATTGGTCTAGTTCAATCTTTCTGGTTTCGATCAAAAATTGACAGATCTTTTCACGGGATACGATAAAATTGTTAAAATTAAAAGGAACAATCTCTTTTTTCACGGCAACAGCCTCCAGTTTGCGTAATACCCGTCCGATGCATCTCGTAATCATATGATAGCATATTCTTATATGTCTGTCAAGCTAAATCAAAGCATTTTCATCCTCGCTCAGGACAATTTTGGTTTCATTTTTTCCAGGCATGCTGTATAATATTAGCATACGAAAACATTTTGATTTTCCAAAATAACACAACACAGGGGGAATAACATGGAATGGAAGCGAACCAAAGCCGACGACCCGGATTTTGTGGGGCTCGTCGCCGAGTTGGACAGCCACCTCTGGGGCTTGTACCCTGAGGAGCAGCACGAATACGCGCCAAAGAACATTATGGACACAAGCGCCCTCATCCTCATTTGCCTTGAGGAAGGCAAGCCCGTCGGTTGCGGCTGCCTGCGTCCCTATGAGGGGGAAATCGGCCGCAACGACAAAGTCGTCGAATTTAAGCGCATGTATGTAAAAAAAGAAAGCCGGAACAAGGGAACCGGCAGGAAGATTCTGGAGCGGCTTGAGGCTTGGGCTGCGGAAATGGGGTACCCCTACGGGATCCTTGAGACCGGCCCGAAAAATGTCGAGGCCCTTTCCCTCTACCGCAGCTACGGCTTTCAGCTTATTGAAAATTACGGCTTTTACAAAGGGCGGACCAACAGCATTTGCTTCGGGAAGGGGATCTCAAATCCTTAAATCCCCAATTTTTCGCGAATTGCGCTGGTTAGAAGCGGACTCTTTCTCCTTACTCCAATCAAAAGAACAATTAAAAAGCCCGCGCGTTATCCGCGCGGGCTTTTTCGCTTACAATTCCTTCTTGTTGTCAGGCCCGGGCGTGGTAACAATCACCTGCTCCGGCGCAACAACCACTACCCCCTTTGCCTTAAGCTTTCCCCCCATGGCGCTTTGCACGAGAGCGGCCATTTGCTCAAAGGCCGGTCCCGAGGTCTCATGGACGGCCGCGCCTTTGATCTGGTAACCTTCCATGGTCTTCGCGTCGCAGAAAGAAAGCGAGATCTTTCCATTTTTGGCGATATTCTCCGTGGTCTGTTTCATAAAGACGTCTCCGATCAGGATCTTTCCGTCTTCCGCAATTTGCTTGAAGAAGACCGGGACCACGTTGGGATCTTCTCCGCAGGTGCCCACATAGATGATGGATTCGGCGTTCAAGAGGTTTACCACAGTTTCCGCAAGTTTTTTCATGATTTCCTCCTCATTTCTCTGAATGTCGTTATACCCCTATTATAGAACACCCTTCACAAAATGTAAATCATCAATAAATTTATAAGGAACTATGATTTTTGATAGTCACATGACGGCGTCAGCCTTCAATTGATCACCGTACAATTTTTACAGGGCGGGAGGAAATTCTCCCGGTTTTTTTCGCGGTAGTAGGCATTGGACCAAACGCAGACGTTTTGCAGGATCGGCAAAACGGACTCCCCCTTTTCCGCCAGCGCGTATTCCACCCGGAGCGGGATCTCTTCGTACTGTCTGCGGGTGATCATGCCGTCGGTCGCCAGTTCCTTCAGCATGGCGGCCAGTACGGCGTCGGTCACGTTGCCGAGTTCCGTCTTCAGATCCTTGTAGCGGAGCGACTTCCCCGCGGCCAATACACAGAGGATGCGCGACTTCCATTTTCCCCCGAAAATATCAAGCCCGTATTCCAGCGGGCATCTGATCTCTTTTTCCAGCTTCGCCTCGTACATGGCTATTTCACCTCGACCGGCGCGACCGCAACGGGCGTCGGCGCTTTCTCTTTTTCCGCTTTTTGCGCGGCGTCCTTCAGCGCCTTCTCGACGAGAATCTCTATTTCCACCGGGTTTTCGGGATCGGCATAGACGAGTCCCCACGGCAGGCAGAACAACAGCGTTGTCATAAGCAACAGTTTTTTCATGTCAACCTCCTTTCGATCGTTATGCCTTATTATATCAATATACTCCAAAAATGTAAACTATCAATAAATTTATAAGCTGCTATGATGTTTCTTAGCGAAAAAAGCATACAAAGCGTTCGACATCGGTAAAAAAAGGGCCGAATTTGAATTGACAAAGGATTCCTTTTGTGGTAATAAAAAAGAAAGCAGCAATTCATGAGGAGGTGGAACAAGATATGAAGAAAAGAAGCATGGCATTTTGGGCATTTATTCTGACTACCGCGGGGCTTGCCTCACAGGGCGCCGCCTACAGGGCCGGAACCTATGAAGCGGAAGCCAAGGGCCACAACGGTCCCCTGAAGGTCTCGGTCACCGTCAGCGACGACAAAATTCTCGATCTCGCGGTCGTGGAGACCGTGGAGACGCCGGGAATCGGGAGCGCGGCCTTTGAGATTATCCGGGACTTTGTCCTCGCCAATCAAAGCCTTGCCGTCGATTCCGTCGCGGGCGCGACCATTTCGAGGGCCGTTTATCTCTCGGCGGTCACAAACGCCCTCAAAGAAGCCGGAGCGGACGTGACTGCGCTGCAAAACCGGAAAATCGAACGACCGACCCCCGGAAACGTCGACTACAGCTGTGATGTGGTTATCGTCGGATCGGGGCTCGCGGGGACATCGGCCGCCATCGAAGCCGCAAGCGGCGGCGCCAAGGTTATCGTGCTCGAATACAAGGACGTGTTCGGAGGCATCTCGGGCCGCGCCCGGGGCATGATCAACGCGGCGGGCACGGCCTTGCAGAAGGCCAACGGCATTGAGGATACGCCCGAAAAAATGTACGAGGACTGGATGGAAGGGGCGAAGCTTGCCGACGACAAGGTGATCGATCCCGAAATGACGCGCTTCCTCGCCGATCATTCCAACGAAAACCTCGAATGGGTTATCGCCATGGGCGTGCCTTTCCGGGAAAACGTCGAAGCGCCCCACAGCTATCCCCCCTTCAACGCCAAACGGGTGCATCAGGTGAAAGCCTTTGCCGAAGGCGTGCAGAGCGAAGCCTCCACCATGCTGGTCATGATGCGGGAAAAGGCCATATCCCTTGGCGTCAGCTTCCATTCAGGAACCCGGGCCGAAGAAATCCTCATGACGGACGGAAAGGCAGCGGGAATCAAAGCCAAAGGAAAATACGGAAATGAAATCCTCGTCAAAGCCCCGGTCGTGATCCTGTGCGCGGGCAGCATTTCCGGAAACAAAGAACTTATGGCCAAATACTTTGAAAAAGTCGCGCCTTATTTTGAAAACCGCGACATCGGCACCGGCGACGGCTTTGTCATGGCCGAAAAAGCCGGGGCCCAAATGGATCTGAAATTGGCCATGATGGGCGGCACCAAAGGACTCGAGCCCGGCGTCCTCACGATCGGAAATAACGGCGAACTGCGGATCCTCCCCGACGGCGCGCGCTATATCGACGAAAACGCCTACGCCAGCCAAAAGACCGACGCCATGTTCAAAGCGGGCTACGGCTATGATTACGCGATCCTGCCGCCCGCGCTCTACAAGGAAAACGAAGCGGTTTTGAAGAAACTCGCCGCCACGGACAAGGTCCTCATCGGCAATACCGTGGCCGAATTGGCCGCAAAATTGGGCGTCAAACCCGAGGTCCTCGGGAAGACCCTCAGTCGCTACAACAGCCTGTGCAACGCGAAGAAGGACGACGATTTCGGCAAGCCCGAACAATTCCTGATCCGGCTGGAGCCGCCCTTTGCCGCGGTAAAGCTGGGACTCAGCTCCAACGGGACCTTTGTGGGCCCGAGGATCAATGTAAACGCGCAGGTTCTCGACAAAGCCGGAAACGCCATTCCGGGTCTTTACGCCGCCGGGGCCAACGCGCCCGCCCAGACCATCAGCCTCTATATGGGATCCGGATCGGCGCTGATCAATGACATCACCTTCGGCAGACAGGCGGGCCGTGACGGCGTCCGCTATATCCGGGAAGGCAAATAAGCCTCAGGCCTGACTCTCCTTGGCCTCCACAAACCACTTGCCCTCATCTTCAAAAAGATACGTCGGATGGCCGCAAATGACGACGGAATACCGGATTCCCGTACCCCCGACTTTTGTCGCCGCGGCCCTTCTGACGTCGGTCACCTTGTCTATACCGTAGGTCCTGTCCTTGAAGACAAGCAGGAGGGGCGTCGTCTTTCCGTTTTTGTCGTGCCGCGCCGTAACGTCAACATAGGTCTTTTTCATGTTCATCCACCCATCCTTCCTTCAGGGTTACCATGCCCGAGGGCATCTTCGGGGAACCTTTGTCCCGCTCAATTTTCAACTCCGTCAGTAGCGAAGCCGGACCGACCGCGTGTTTTCCAAAGCGCTCCCGGATCTCATGAACCGCCCTGTCCGCCGCATCCAGGCGCCTGATCCGCTCCGCGTCCATAAAAAGGTCATATTGAAAGAGGAATTCTTCCGGACAGAGGTTGATGGCCGTGAGCGTAACGGAACGAATCGGCGCGAACCATTGGTAGGAGCGCTCAAAGAGCTCATGGGCCGCCCTGGCAAGGGTCCCCGCCCGCTGGGTGGGGTATTGCAGCGTCGTCTGCCATTGCCGGGTAAAGAGCTCCTTGTCCCGGATATAAATGGCGACGCCCCGGGCGAGTTTTTGATATGTTTTGAGCTTTTGCCCGATATCCTGCGCCAATTCCAGCATCACGAGCCACACCTCCCGGGAGTTGACCAAATCCGCCTTTGTCGTGATCCCGTGTCCCACGCTCTTGACCGGAAACTCAAAATCCTTGTGCACGACCCGGGAGCAGTCCTCGCCCCGGGCGAAGGCGACGAGCTCCCAGGCGCGGCTTTTCATTTTCCAGGACAGCTTCTCCGGATCGGCCCGGGCCAGATCCCCTATGGTATGAATGCCGTAATAGGCAAGGGTTTTGCATGTGGCGCGCCCGACGCCGATCATTTCCTCCACGGACAGGTTCCAGATCTTCTCCCGGAAATTTTCCCGGGAGATGACCGTCGTGGCGTCGGGTTTTTTCATGTCGCTGCCCAGTTTCGCGAAGACTTTATTGAAGGAGACGCCCACCGAGACCGTGAGGCCCAATTGAAATTTGATTTTCTCCCGGATCTCGTCGGCGATGCTTTCCCCTGTTCCCCAATAGCCGGATCCCGTCATATCGAGCCAGCATTCGTCGGAGCCGAAGGGTTCGATCCGGTCCGTGTAGCAGCCGTAAATTTCCCGGGCCAGACGGGAATATTTCATATATTCCTCGTAATGCGGGGGCACAATAACCAGATCCCTGCATTTCTGCCGGGCTTCCCAGACGGCTTCCCCGGTCCTGACCCCAAAGGCCTTGGCATTGTAGTTCTTGGCGAGAACGATCCCGTGGCGGTTTTCCACGGACCCGCAGACGGCTACGCATTGCCCCTTGAGGGAGGGGTCCAGCATGCATTCGACCGAGGCGTAAAAATTATTCATATCCACATGCAAAATTGAACGGTCCATGACTTTCTCCCGGATTTAAGCGTTTCGCTTTGATTATTTTATAGATATTTTTCTATATTATATCCGTTTATTTATAGAAAGTCAAGCGATTTTTTTCTTCCGGGTCGGTGTGGACAAAAAAAGCAATGTGCAAAAAACGCGCATTGCTTTTTGACTGTTGTCGTGTGGTTTTCCAAGCCTTAAGGGGTCTTTTCAGGCCCGGTGAAAATTCGTGATCCAGGTTTCGGCCGCGATCTCCTCGTCCATGGCGCCGGACTTGATGCTGTACTCGGCCCGCAGCAGGTCGCTCAATTTTTTCCGCAGGAAATCCTTTGAAAAGCGGGCGGCGTTGGGCATTTTTTTGTAAAGCCCGTATTCGTTGACCGATTGTCCCGGAAAACGCTGAAACAGCCCCCGGACAGGTTCTATGCACTTCTTGAAATTGTCAAAATTCATGGACCGGAGCCGCGCGTTTTCCTCCGAGATCGCGATCAGCTTCAGATAGAGCAGCAGCTCCTCGGCGATCATATAGAAAAAGCCCAGGTATTCTTTGTCCCGCCGCAGGGTTTCCAGCAGGTTGTCGCGCTCTTTTTTCAAGAGGAAATCGTCCACCAGCTTCCTCATGCTGTATTCCTTGTCCACGGAAAGAATGGGCATCACGGCCTTCAGGGAGAAGCGGTCCCCCTGAAGGTAGTTTTTGACTTTCTGGACTTCGTTTTGGATTTTGAAATAATTTTCCCCGACAACTTCGATAAACTTGTCGGCCTCCCCTTCCGAGATCCCCAGTTCTTTCTGGATCATCAGGAGCATGGCGTTTTTTTGCTCGGCCTTCCGGTAGCAGATCACCTTGCCGAGACTCTGGGCGAGGTCAAGCTCTTTTTTCCCCACAGGGTTTTGAATGCGTCCGAATTCCGTCAGCATTTCCTCGTAGAGCAGGATGATTTCCTTCTGGGACACGTCGTATTTGGCGATGCTCTTGAGGAATTCCCCGAGGCCCTTCATGTTCTCGACGCGCTTATAGACGAGGATTTCCTTAGGCGCGAACATGGACATGGTCGACACGGTCTGAAAAAAACGTTCCTCGTCTTCTTTATCAATCGTGTCGAAATATTTTTCGCCGATATCGGGATTTTCGTTGCGAATACGGGTCAGCAGTTCCTGGTAGCGGATCTGCAAGGGGGCCGTATCCCCGTGTAAAAAATACAGCATGGTTCTCCTTCTTCCGGGCAGTCCTTAAAAGGCCGCCGGGAATAAAAATTTCGGAATGGCGAGGAAGGTATTGGGAAATACGAGTAAAATTGTCAGGATAGCGAGCGATACGAGAAAATAGGGCAGTACGCCCTTGAAGGCCCGCTCGATGGTAATGCCGCTGATGGAGGATGCGATCAAAAGACAGAGCCCGTATGGCGGCGTCACCAGCCCCAGCGCCAGCGTGATCACGACGATGAGCCCCAAGATAATGGGGTTGATGCCCAAAGCTATGGCCGAAGGCAGAATAATCGGCACAAAGAGGATCATGGCGGGAACGCCGTCCATAATGGTCCCGATGAAAAGGAAAAAGCAGACCACGATGATCAGAAACACGAAGACGCCAACAGTCATCCCCGTAAAATAGGCCTGGATCTTCGTATTCAAGCGGTAATAGCTCATGAGCTCCCCGAGGGCCGAAGCCGTCGAGAGCGCGAAGAGCGAGAGGGACGACTGCTTCATGGTTTCCATCAAGATTTTCGGGAGTTCCGACACCTTGATGGAGCGATAGAAGAATACGCCGATCAAAAGGGCATAGGTACTGGCGATGGCGGCCGATTCCGTCGGCGTGAAAAAGCCCCCGACGATGCCCCCGATCAGAATAATCGGAGTAAGCAGCGCCGGTAGCGACGTCAGGATCTTCCGGATCACGTCCGGAAGCGGCACGCGCTTTTCTTTGGGGAAATTCCGCTTTTTGCCGTAGGCGACCACAACGCCCATTTGCCCGAGCCCCAACATGATCCCCGGCACGATGCCGCAGAGGAACAGAGCTCCGGTGCTGACCGAGGCGATGCCCGAATAGACGACCATGAGGATACTGGGGGGGATAATGGAGCCCAGCGTCGAGGAGGCGGCCGTGACCCCCACCGCCGTTTCGGCGTCGTAGCCCTGCTTTTCCATGGCCGGGATGAGGATCTTCCCGACTCCCGCCGTATCGGCCTGGGACGAGCCCGAGATACCGGCAAAAATCATGGATATCAGAATATTGGCGTGGGCGAGTCCGCCCCGGACATGGCCCACGAGGGCAATGCAGACGTCGATGAGTCTGTCCGTAATGGCGCCCGAATTCATGAGCGTAGCCGCGAGGATGAAGAGCGGCACGGCCAGGAGCGTAAAGCTGTTGAGCCCGTTGAACATCTTCGTAAAGACGACCATATTGGGGATCTGGGGCAGGGAATAGATCCCGATAAAGGAGACCATGCCGAGGGAAAAGGCGATCGGGATCCCGATCGCGATAAAAACGATAAAAAGTGTAACCAATATGACGGACATGGGGACGATTCCCGAAAACCAGCCGACGGCGCAGACGAGCAAAATGCCGGCGATCACAAGGATCTTGGCGGGATCTTTGCCCGCTTCTTCTTTTTCCGTCGAAGCGAAAAGTCCCTTCAGGTTGTCATAGAGGATCTCCAGAATATAGATGCCCATCAAAGCCGCGCTCAAGGGCAGACAGAGCCAGGTGGGGCCCCGTTTGAAGCCGGGGATGCTGACCCAGGTATAATTCCAGAAGCGCTTGGTGATGAGGATCCCGTAATAAAACATGGCGAGGCAAAAGAAGAACACAAGGGTCCAAATCACCAGGGAAAGGATCCTTTTGCAACGCCCGGTCCGGATGCCGTCGGCCACTGCCGTAAAGGCGAAATGCCGACGCTCCTTGATCATGGCGCCCGCTCCCATGAAAACGGACCAGATAAAGGAATACATGGAGACGTCTTCGGTCCAGAGGGCCGTTATGCCCAGATAGCGCGTAACCATCTGGGCAACCACAGCCGCTAAAAATATGGCCAGGAATATGCCCCCGGCGACAACTTGCATCCGCTGTAAAATACTGATAATTTTTCTCATCTTTACTCCGCAGGAAAGCATCCTGTTATTTTGCGGCGGCTCTTACCATATCGAGGTATTTTTCCATCTTGTTCTTTTGGGCAAAGCTGTCCTGGATCGGAAGGGCCAGCGCCTTGAAGGCGGCCGCGTCCACATCTTTAAATTCCGTCACGACGCCCCCTTCTTTGATGACCGTGGCCTTGGACTGATCCATCATGTCATAAGTGACTTTCCGTTCTTCGGCCGTTGCCGCTTTGGCGGCCTCGTCGATCCATTTCTTCTGATCGGCCGAGAGCGAATTGTAATAGTTGCCGTCCATCAGGAAAAGCCGCGTCGTGAAATCGTGGTGGGTCTCGGCGATATACTTGCCGTTGGCGGTCTTATGATGGCCTTTCAGCATAAAATTCGTATAATCGTTTTCGGCCGAATCCACAACGCCCTGCTCGAGCGCCTGATAGAGTTCTCCCCAGGCCACCTGGGTCGGCACGGCGCCCATGCTCTTCCAGAAATCGCTGACGACGCCCGACGTCTGGGTCCGGATCGTCAATCCCTTCATGTCGGCGGGGGTCTTCACGGGTTTCTTGCCGTAGTAATCGCGCACGCCGGCGGACCAATAGCCCATGATCCGGAAATTGTTTCCGGTCTTTTGCAGGATGACGTCCCGCATGGCCGCGCCGAATTCTCCGTCCATGGCCTTTTCCCAATGCTTGAAGCCGTCAAAGAGATAGAGCAGCGACAGCATATCCACTTCGGGCACGCCGATGGCCGTCATAAAGCCGGGGGAAACCACAACCAACTGGGCCGCGCCCATGGAGAGCTTTTCCACGAGTTCGGACTCGTTTTCCCCGAGGGTGCCGTCATGGCAGATGACTTCGATGGCGCCGCCCGAGAGCTTTTCGGCCGTTTCTTTGAATTTGACCAGACCGAAATGGTAGGGATTTTCCGCGGAGGTCTGATTTGAGGCGATGATCAGCGTCAGCTTTTCATCCTTGGCCTCAAGGGCAGTCCCGCTTACGCACATGACACAGAGAATCAGCAAAAGACTTGAACATACGGAAATTAAGCGTTTCATTTTACCACTCCTTTTATCGTTATTTGATGTTGCTTGAATTCGGTAAAATCGCCAGCCGTCAGTTCCGGGCGCCATAGTTCTGGCTCGCGCTCATGATAAAGGGCATGATCTGTTTTTTCCGGGAAATGACCCCCGGCAGCCAGACCATGTTGTTTTCAAGCTTGACGTCCAGGGCGAGCTCCAAAATCGCCGGATTCTCCCCGGCCACGAGGGCGTAGGACCCCGATTTGATGATATCGGTAATCACCAGGATGAAAAGCGAAAATCCAAATTCCGCGATCAGCTTTTCCATTTCCCGCTCCAGCTCCGCTTTCCGCTCGAGGATGCTCTGGGAATCCACGGTATTGATCTGGGCCACCCCGTATACATGGTCCTTGATCGGGAATTCCTTGAGGTCCTGGGTCAGGATCTCGTGGACGGTCATGGATGAGGCCGAGGTCCCGGCCTTGAGGAGATCCATGCCGTAAAATTTGTAATTTTTGATCTTGCAGATTTTCTCAAGGTCCTTGATGGCAAGGACGTCTTTTTCGGTGCAAGTCGGAGATTTCAAAAGCAGCGTATCCGAAAGAATGCCCGAGAGCAAAACGCCCGCCATTTGCCGGTCCAGTTCAATCTCATAATCTTTATACATTTCGTAGATAATGGTACAGGTGGACCCCACGATTTCAGCCGTGATGTTCAAAGGCTCCTCGGTCATGAAATTTCCGAATTTGTGATGATCAATGACGCGCAGGATTTTTGCGTCCTCGATGCCGTCCACGGACTGGTTCTTTTCGTTGTGGTCGACCAAAATCACTTTTTTGCGGTTGAAATTGATCAGGTCCTTCGTCCGGATCGTGCCGTAGACGCGACCGTCGCTTTCGGCGACCGGAAAATTGGTCTGGTTCGCCTCTTTCATCATGTCGCGGATATCGTGCAGGAAATCGTCTTTTTTAAAAGAATAAAAGCTGTCCCCCGAGAGAATGGACGAAACGGAAATGGATTGGCCGATCCGGCCCACGATCTTGAAGAGGGAACTCCGAACGATGACGATGGCGGTCTCGATATCGTTTCTCGGCAATACATGATCGTTTTCGTCGCAGGCCACAATGATGACCCTCGCCCCCGCGCCGACGCAGGAATCGATGGCTTCCTCGATAGGGGCCATCAATACGATATCGCCGCGCTGCACCCGCTCGATCTCCGAGATTTCCTTGAGGTTGCCGCCGATGACGCCCGAGGGGTAAACGCCGCTCAGGACGACGCCGTCGATGGCGGTCATGAGGTTCTCGTAAGTGGTCACGTATTTTTTGAACAGTTTCGAATGATCGAGGTTGAGGTAGGTGTTGGCGATCTCCGAGACATGGAGCATCCCTTTCAGCTTGTCGTTCCGGTCGCCCACGGGGAGGCTTGAAAAATTGGCCGCCGTCAGCTTTTCGAGGGCCGTCCGGAGCGAATCATTCTCGCTGATAAAGGATTTTTGCACGTTGGTAAGGTCCGAGATCTGGGCGCTCACGGTTTTGAGGAGCCGCGGCTCGGGAACGTCAAATTTTTGCAGGGCGAATTTCGTCTCCCGGTTCATGTCCCCCAGACGGCAGGGGATGGCCGGTACGCCCAGTTTGTTCTGGAGATTGG contains these protein-coding regions:
- a CDS encoding HD domain-containing protein, translated to MSKLQDQVNFLIEIDKVKGILRQSVILGDRAHRENDAEHSWHMALCALILGEYVELPPVNMETVLKMILIHDVIEIYAGDVPAYSDFSPEEKEKNEEAAAEKVFSLLPSEQKEEYLRLWTDFERTESNEAKYANVFDRFQGFLQNVTSDGHTWRKFTPHREMILRRMGPVIQYAPRLFHEIIEPLMQKYIALNIIR
- a CDS encoding helix-turn-helix domain-containing protein translates to MKKTIQEAQALCALCDEEPEALRSEVISTEFRGKTISYEREYFYCARRNEQYTDIRVDDGNNRRFLDAYRKACGLLTGEEIINIRKRLGLSQRDLSMLLDMGAVTISRIERKSIQDRSTDDSIRRIKNDPLFLLEKLDAHKDKLGKKYERIKNLLDIRKEGLSYLKKVLEIYYRDSKDIQGKSRLSQDFSKLAGE
- a CDS encoding type II toxin-antitoxin system MqsR family toxin; its protein translation is MKKEIVPFNFNNFIVSREKICQFLIETRKIELDQFRFIGRMDLINAKTMIILGFNTRDKIKEIKNLKVTDYVYSQVDIKDRRDVFHVFVKTIQNTQIYIKIKLRIRKKGVKEIVCLSFHETDAAELRYPYLSIK
- a CDS encoding GNAT family N-acetyltransferase — its product is MEWKRTKADDPDFVGLVAELDSHLWGLYPEEQHEYAPKNIMDTSALILICLEEGKPVGCGCLRPYEGEIGRNDKVVEFKRMYVKKESRNKGTGRKILERLEAWAAEMGYPYGILETGPKNVEALSLYRSYGFQLIENYGFYKGRTNSICFGKGISNP
- a CDS encoding pyridoxamine 5'-phosphate oxidase family protein: MKKLAETVVNLLNAESIIYVGTCGEDPNVVPVFFKQIAEDGKILIGDVFMKQTTENIAKNGKISLSFCDAKTMEGYQIKGAAVHETSGPAFEQMAALVQSAMGGKLKAKGVVVVAPEQVIVTTPGPDNKKEL
- a CDS encoding helix-turn-helix transcriptional regulator, whose protein sequence is MYEAKLEKEIRCPLEYGLDIFGGKWKSRILCVLAAGKSLRYKDLKTELGNVTDAVLAAMLKELATDGMITRRQYEEIPLRVEYALAEKGESVLPILQNVCVWSNAYYREKNRENFLPPCKNCTVIN
- a CDS encoding FAD-dependent oxidoreductase produces the protein MKKRSMAFWAFILTTAGLASQGAAYRAGTYEAEAKGHNGPLKVSVTVSDDKILDLAVVETVETPGIGSAAFEIIRDFVLANQSLAVDSVAGATISRAVYLSAVTNALKEAGADVTALQNRKIERPTPGNVDYSCDVVIVGSGLAGTSAAIEAASGGAKVIVLEYKDVFGGISGRARGMINAAGTALQKANGIEDTPEKMYEDWMEGAKLADDKVIDPEMTRFLADHSNENLEWVIAMGVPFRENVEAPHSYPPFNAKRVHQVKAFAEGVQSEASTMLVMMREKAISLGVSFHSGTRAEEILMTDGKAAGIKAKGKYGNEILVKAPVVILCAGSISGNKELMAKYFEKVAPYFENRDIGTGDGFVMAEKAGAQMDLKLAMMGGTKGLEPGVLTIGNNGELRILPDGARYIDENAYASQKTDAMFKAGYGYDYAILPPALYKENEAVLKKLAATDKVLIGNTVAELAAKLGVKPEVLGKTLSRYNSLCNAKKDDDFGKPEQFLIRLEPPFAAVKLGLSSNGTFVGPRINVNAQVLDKAGNAIPGLYAAGANAPAQTISLYMGSGSALINDITFGRQAGRDGVRYIREGK
- a CDS encoding DNA polymerase IV, translated to MDRSILHVDMNNFYASVECMLDPSLKGQCVAVCGSVENRHGIVLAKNYNAKAFGVRTGEAVWEARQKCRDLVIVPPHYEEYMKYSRLAREIYGCYTDRIEPFGSDECWLDMTGSGYWGTGESIADEIREKIKFQLGLTVSVGVSFNKVFAKLGSDMKKPDATTVISRENFREKIWNLSVEEMIGVGRATCKTLAYYGIHTIGDLARADPEKLSWKMKSRAWELVAFARGEDCSRVVHKDFEFPVKSVGHGITTKADLVNSREVWLVMLELAQDIGQKLKTYQKLARGVAIYIRDKELFTRQWQTTLQYPTQRAGTLARAAHELFERSYQWFAPIRSVTLTAINLCPEEFLFQYDLFMDAERIRRLDAADRAVHEIRERFGKHAVGPASLLTELKIERDKGSPKMPSGMVTLKEGWVDEHEKDLC